One genomic window of Bradyrhizobium sp. CCGE-LA001 includes the following:
- a CDS encoding O-antigen ligase family protein: MVSLVTSESREVAGSLDSAVQRAMARRLWPSPKISLLIPIFVFALAMPMQFYLGPTRLSPYRLVLVATLIPCLIAWLSGSVGRVRLPDILMLLAAVWGAAILVGVHGIEQGLQSAGIFVIETFGAFLFARRYIRDVFAFQRMVSSLVLMVLFLLPFAVYENITGDPILLQSFGKIFSVYSMAGSEPRFGLRRAQGPFEHFILYGVVCSSVFALSFYVFGSGSRRGGRLTTGFVAMAVASSLSAGALLSVVVQTILIIWDKVTARVARRWGILAAAFAVAYVVVDLNSNRSPFTVFISYLTFNADNSYMRVHIWYFGTQSVMQHPIFGIGFKDWERPEWLGGSMDNFWLVTAVRYGLPGLLFIAGGLLSVCFGLGRLRNLSFDVAQCRKGLIITLCGLALASCTVHLWDAPYVLLVFLLGSGMWMFEPRNWDHLSTAREAHSLSSGGSYGTPEARYGGPAGRRRGRPTSDRLRS, from the coding sequence ATGGTAAGCCTCGTAACGAGTGAGTCGCGTGAGGTTGCAGGCTCGCTGGATTCTGCGGTTCAGCGAGCCATGGCGAGGCGGCTTTGGCCGAGCCCCAAGATTTCCCTGCTCATTCCGATCTTCGTTTTCGCCTTGGCTATGCCGATGCAATTCTACCTCGGCCCGACACGTTTGTCGCCCTACCGGCTGGTGCTGGTGGCGACGCTCATTCCGTGTTTGATAGCTTGGTTATCCGGATCTGTCGGGCGAGTACGACTTCCTGATATCTTGATGCTTCTGGCGGCGGTATGGGGCGCGGCCATATTGGTGGGCGTGCACGGCATTGAGCAAGGTCTGCAATCTGCGGGCATATTCGTCATCGAGACTTTCGGGGCATTTCTTTTCGCTAGACGCTACATTCGAGATGTCTTTGCGTTTCAGCGAATGGTGAGTTCTCTGGTGCTTATGGTCCTTTTTCTTCTGCCGTTCGCTGTTTACGAGAACATCACGGGAGACCCAATCTTGCTCCAATCGTTTGGCAAGATTTTCTCCGTTTACAGTATGGCAGGCAGCGAACCAAGGTTCGGACTCAGGAGAGCGCAAGGCCCGTTCGAACACTTCATTCTATATGGTGTGGTTTGTTCGAGCGTATTCGCCTTGAGCTTTTATGTGTTTGGTTCGGGCTCCCGTCGGGGAGGGCGGCTCACCACGGGTTTCGTGGCAATGGCGGTCGCCTCCTCGCTTTCTGCCGGTGCTCTCCTATCTGTCGTCGTCCAGACCATCTTGATCATTTGGGATAAGGTGACAGCACGTGTAGCGCGCCGATGGGGAATATTGGCCGCAGCTTTTGCTGTTGCTTATGTTGTAGTGGATTTGAACTCCAATCGAAGCCCTTTCACCGTCTTTATTTCGTATCTGACTTTCAATGCCGATAATTCCTATATGCGCGTGCACATCTGGTATTTCGGGACGCAGTCAGTGATGCAGCACCCGATCTTTGGAATTGGTTTTAAGGATTGGGAACGTCCAGAGTGGCTTGGCGGCAGCATGGACAATTTCTGGTTGGTTACTGCCGTGCGGTACGGTCTTCCCGGTCTCCTGTTCATCGCCGGCGGCCTGCTTTCGGTTTGCTTTGGTCTAGGCCGGCTTAGAAACCTATCGTTCGACGTCGCGCAATGCCGGAAGGGTCTTATTATTACCCTTTGCGGGCTGGCACTCGCCAGTTGTACGGTCCATTTATGGGATGCTCCTTACGTACTGTTAGTGTTCCTGCTCGGCAGCGGCATGTGGATGTTTGAGCCGCGTAATTGGGATCATCTCTCAACCGCGCGCGAAGCTCATTCACTTTCGTCGGGTGGTTCGTACGGAACTCCGGAAGCCCGTTACGGCGGACCGGCTGGAAGGCGGCGTGGTCGCCCAACGTCGGATCGCCTCCGCTCCTAG